In a genomic window of Streptococcus mitis NCTC 12261:
- a CDS encoding DAK2 domain-containing protein has translation MSKITTSLFQEMVQAASTRLNKQAEYVNSLNVFPVPDGDTGTNMGMTIENGAKEVADKPASTVGEVASILAKGLLMGARGNSGVITSQLFRGFSQAIKDKDELTGQDLALAFQSGVEVAYKAVMKPVEGTILTVSRGAAIGAKKKAEQTDDAVEVMRAALEGAKTALAKTPDMLPVLKEVGVVDSGGQGLVFIYEGFLSALTGEYIASEDFVATPANMSEMINAEHHKSVAGHVATEDITFGYCTEIMVALKQGPTYAKDFDYDEFRNYLNVLGDSLLVVNDDEIVKVHVHTEDPGLVMQEGLKYGSLVKVKVDNMRNQHEAQVEKEAAQVSKPAEEKEYALIAVVAGKGLADIFRSQGVDYVIEGGQTMNPSTEDFIKAVEQVNARNIIFLPNNKNIFMAAQSAAEVLEQPAVVVEARTLPQGLTSLLAFDPSKSIEENQERMTAALSDVVSGSVTTAVRDTTIDGLEIHENDNLGMVDGKILVSNPDIHQTLTETLKHMLDEDSEIVTFYVGEDGSEELANEIAQEIAEEFEDVEVEIHQGQQPVYPYLFSVE, from the coding sequence GTGTCAAAAATTACTACTAGCTTATTTCAAGAAATGGTGCAAGCTGCATCAACTCGCTTGAATAAGCAAGCTGAATATGTCAATTCATTAAACGTCTTCCCCGTTCCAGATGGAGATACCGGGACAAATATGGGAATGACCATTGAAAATGGTGCTAAAGAAGTTGCAGACAAGCCAGCTTCTACAGTTGGAGAGGTAGCGAGCATTCTTGCCAAAGGTCTTTTGATGGGAGCGCGTGGGAACTCAGGAGTTATTACGTCTCAGCTTTTCCGTGGATTTTCACAAGCCATCAAGGATAAAGACGAGTTAACAGGTCAAGACTTGGCCCTTGCCTTCCAATCAGGTGTGGAAGTTGCCTATAAGGCAGTAATGAAGCCAGTTGAAGGAACGATTTTGACAGTTTCTCGTGGGGCTGCTATCGGTGCTAAGAAAAAAGCTGAGCAAACAGATGATGCTGTTGAAGTCATGCGCGCAGCCTTGGAAGGTGCTAAAACAGCTCTAGCTAAAACACCAGACATGCTTCCAGTATTGAAAGAAGTTGGCGTTGTGGATTCAGGTGGTCAAGGACTGGTCTTTATCTATGAAGGTTTCCTTTCAGCCCTTACTGGTGAATATATTGCATCTGAGGACTTTGTAGCGACTCCGGCTAACATGAGTGAAATGATCAATGCAGAGCACCACAAGTCTGTAGCTGGTCATGTAGCAACTGAGGACATCACCTTTGGTTACTGTACTGAAATCATGGTAGCTCTTAAGCAAGGCCCAACCTATGCCAAAGATTTTGACTACGATGAATTCCGTAATTACTTGAATGTGCTTGGAGACTCTCTCCTTGTTGTCAATGATGATGAAATTGTCAAAGTCCATGTCCATACAGAAGATCCAGGACTTGTTATGCAAGAGGGTCTCAAATATGGTAGCTTGGTCAAGGTGAAAGTTGACAATATGCGTAACCAACACGAAGCACAGGTTGAGAAAGAAGCTGCTCAAGTTAGCAAGCCTGCTGAAGAAAAAGAGTATGCTTTAATTGCTGTGGTGGCTGGTAAAGGTCTCGCAGATATCTTCCGTTCTCAAGGTGTGGATTATGTTATCGAGGGCGGTCAAACTATGAACCCTTCAACAGAAGACTTTATCAAGGCTGTTGAACAGGTCAACGCTCGTAACATCATCTTCCTGCCAAACAACAAGAATATCTTTATGGCCGCTCAATCTGCAGCAGAAGTTTTGGAGCAACCAGCAGTAGTGGTGGAAGCTCGTACTTTGCCACAAGGTTTGACAAGTCTTCTCGCCTTTGACCCAAGCAAGTCCATCGAAGAAAACCAAGAGCGTATGACTGCTGCTCTTAGCGATGTCGTTAGCGGAAGCGTCACAACAGCTGTGCGTGATACAACAATCGATGGTTTAGAAATCCATGAAAACGATAATCTTGGTATGGTGGATGGGAAAATCCTCGTGTCAAACCCTGACATTCACCAAACCTTGACTGAAACCTTGAAACATATGTTGGATGAAGATAGTGAAATCGTAACCTTCTATGTCGGTGAAGACGGAAGCGAAGAACTTGCCAATGAAATTGCCCAAGAAATCGCAGAAGAATTCGAAGATGTTGAGGTAGAGATTCACCAAGGCCAACAACCAGTTTACCCATACCTATTTAGTGTGGAATAA